The following coding sequences lie in one Glycine soja cultivar W05 chromosome 16, ASM419377v2, whole genome shotgun sequence genomic window:
- the LOC114389935 gene encoding pumilio homolog 24-like: MKERLRYCVDSEDPKASKLVASKKHKLDSVAKDNKNKKTTPLTGRERRLHSKELADARKKKRKRHFTLEQELARLWEKMRHHEIAKEDRAKLVTEALQKMKGKIPEIAKMNV, from the exons atgaaagagagGTTGAGATACTGTGTAG ACTCCGAAGATCCCAAGGCTTCGAAGCTCGTTGCCTCAAAGAAGCACAAACTAGACTCCGTTGCTAAAGACAACAAGAACAAGAAGACGACTCCTCTTACCGGCCGAGAACGTCGTCTTCATTCCAAG GAACTAGCAGATGctagaaaaaagaagagaaagcgACATTTCACTCTTGAGCAA gAGCTTGCACGTCTATGGGAAAAGATGAGACATCATGAGATTGCTAAAGAGGACAGAGCTAA GCTAGTGACTGAAGCTTTGCAAAAGATGAAGGGGAAGATTCCAGAGATTGCAAAAATGAATGTGTGA